In Bradyrhizobium paxllaeri, the genomic stretch CTCCTCGCTTTATTCGCCACTCTTGTGCTTGGTGGTTGCGCCAGTTTGGATCACCAAGCTACCTCAGTTCAAGAGACGCCGCGGCCAGAGTTGCTGGGCGCCAAGGACATCGATCCTGCTATGCGCGAGCGCATTGCACACGCCCTCCTCCGAGTTTCGGACGAGGAGAGTTTGCGTGAGACGCTGAAGCGAAAGCCAGACAACGTCGATGCGGCAATCTCGCTTACGCAGGCCCTTATGGCACAGAATCGCGCGGGTGAAGCACTTGAGGTAACCGACAAGATCTTGCTTGCAGTTCCTGGTGATTTGCGTGCCCTGAACGCAAAAGGGGTGGCCCTCGACTCCCAGGGGCGTCATAATGAGGCACAAGCGCTATATCGCGAGGCTCTCGCAGCCGCCCCAGGCAATCAGATGTTACGCAACAATCTTGGCCTATCGCTCGCACTTGCTGGGAATGCCGATACCGGATCTGACAGCCTACAACCGCTTTCGCACGAGCCGCGTGCGCTGCCGCGTTCGCCATAGCGTGGCCTTGGCGTAGAACGCCGGATCGTACACGCTAAACGCCTGCGCGTCAGCTAGTCGTCAGCTAGGCTGACTATCAACTTCGCGGTGCCCGACGAGCCTGAACTCCGTGCGAGAGCACTTCACCGATAGGAAACCCAATCACCATGTATGGCCGAATCAATAGCTCCGCCGGCGCTTCCGACGCTGATGAAATCAGACAATCCGCCACCAACCACGCGCAATCTGATGCAGACAGCCAACGCTTTGCGGACATGTTTGCTGGGATGCACATAGCGGCGCCGAGGGCTAGCTCGTCGGGAGCAAACCCCTCGTACTCCCTCGTTCGCCGACCTCCTGTGGTGGAGATCAAAAAGTCTGAATTTGCAGAAAAGGTGAAGGGCTTTTATGGCGATGAAATCGGGGATATCGCCGCGAAATCACAGCAATACTCGCTTCCCGTATCCTCGAAAGCCGCACGCACAGCACAAGTTGCCTATGACCACGGCACGAAATCTGGTTCGAAAGACGCACGCTATTTCAGCTATCAATTAGGCAACAAGAGTGTAGGACTCCTGCGAACGGAAGGCGGAGCTTGCATGAGTAATGTGTTCAAAGATGAAGAGGCACGCGCGCGCTGGCGGGAACAGTTTCCCGAACGGACCGAACTCACATCCACTGTAGATTTTCGGGTTACTCATCCTCTCGTGGAGAACGCAGGCGATATTCTTTTGGAACATCAGCTTCGGCTCGACGGCGAACGGCCTTTGCTCCTCTCTCATGCTGTCAACGACGACGCGAAAGCCCGTGCACGGGCGTTGGGTTTTGTTGAGGTGAGTGACTCGATGATGGTGCTTGACCCTACCAAGCACCCTAACAAGTGGACGAAGAATGATGATGGTGAATGGCAGCGGAAAAACAAGCCTCCATTGTATCTTAAAGCTACTGACACTAGCGGCAGTGATACCGGAGGGGCCCAGCTTGCTCCAAATACCACGCCAGATTGGGACGACGATGACTTCATGTAGACTGGTCCGAAGAAGATAGATGACGCGAAGCGAGACCGGATTGCCAGTGGGTCACAATACCCGTTTTATGTCTCGCCATGCAGCACTTCAGGTTGCTCAAGAAGAGTCATCGCGTACACGGCCCTCACCCGCGCTAAGCGTTGGTTTTGCTGGTCGGACAAAAGA encodes the following:
- a CDS encoding tetratricopeptide repeat protein, encoding MNSPTTTFAARLYAFHPPSGLTLLALFATLVLGGCASLDHQATSVQETPRPELLGAKDIDPAMRERIAHALLRVSDEESLRETLKRKPDNVDAAISLTQALMAQNRAGEALEVTDKILLAVPGDLRALNAKGVALDSQGRHNEAQALYREALAAAPGNQMLRNNLGLSLALAGNADTGSDSLQPLSHEPRALPRSP